A DNA window from Pseudomonas tohonis contains the following coding sequences:
- a CDS encoding M48 family metalloprotease, translated as MNPLRPTLLTLACLLASPVMADDLPSLGDSSSAIVSPEQEHQLGRAWLSLLRGQVEQLSDPQLKDYVETSVYRLAETSQLQDRRLEFVLLKSPQLNAFAAPGGIVGVNGGLFLYAPNEAEYASVLAHELAHLSQRHFARGIEAQQRMQIPVMAAMLAGIVAAAAGAGDAGMAAIMSTQAAAIQEQRRFSRQNEQEADRIGLLNLEKAGYDPRAMPNMFERLMRQYRYDSKPPEFLLTHPVTESRIADTRNRAEQLPPGGVENSLRYQLMRARVQLMFEETPGISAKRFRAQLDADPKLDAARYGLAIAQIKNGQLNEAREALAQLLAKAPNEIVYNLAQVDLDITANRLQDAQQRVDRLLGLYPNNYPLKQARSDLMLKLNKPQEAEKILDGLIKSRPNDPDVWYQVAEVRGLAGNTIGLHQARAEFFALVGDYDQAIEQLDFAKRRATNNFPLASRIDARQQEMIEQQKTIKKMMR; from the coding sequence ATGAATCCGCTGCGCCCCACTCTGCTGACGCTTGCCTGCCTCCTCGCATCGCCCGTGATGGCCGATGACCTGCCGTCCCTCGGCGACTCCAGTTCGGCCATCGTCTCTCCGGAGCAGGAACACCAGCTGGGCCGCGCCTGGCTGAGCCTGTTGCGCGGCCAGGTGGAGCAACTCTCGGACCCGCAGCTCAAGGACTACGTCGAGACCAGCGTCTACCGCCTGGCCGAGACCAGCCAGCTGCAGGACCGCCGCCTGGAATTCGTGCTGCTCAAGAGCCCTCAGCTCAACGCCTTCGCCGCCCCGGGCGGGATAGTCGGGGTCAACGGCGGCCTGTTCCTCTATGCCCCCAACGAAGCCGAATACGCCTCGGTGCTGGCCCACGAACTGGCGCACCTTTCGCAGCGCCACTTCGCGCGCGGCATCGAAGCCCAGCAACGCATGCAGATCCCGGTGATGGCGGCGATGCTCGCCGGCATCGTCGCGGCGGCGGCCGGCGCCGGTGACGCGGGCATGGCGGCGATCATGTCGACCCAGGCCGCGGCGATCCAGGAGCAACGTCGCTTCTCCCGCCAGAACGAACAGGAAGCTGACCGCATCGGCCTGCTCAACCTGGAGAAGGCCGGCTACGACCCCCGGGCCATGCCGAACATGTTCGAGCGCTTGATGCGCCAGTACCGCTACGACTCCAAGCCGCCGGAATTCCTCCTCACCCACCCGGTCACCGAGTCGCGTATCGCCGACACCCGCAACCGCGCCGAACAGCTGCCGCCGGGCGGCGTCGAGAACAGCCTGCGCTACCAGTTGATGCGCGCCCGCGTGCAGCTGATGTTCGAGGAGACCCCGGGGATCTCGGCCAAGCGCTTCCGCGCCCAGCTCGATGCCGATCCCAAGCTGGATGCCGCGCGCTACGGCCTGGCCATCGCGCAGATCAAGAACGGGCAGCTCAACGAAGCACGCGAAGCCCTTGCGCAGCTGCTGGCCAAGGCCCCCAACGAGATCGTCTACAACCTGGCCCAGGTCGACCTGGACATCACCGCCAACCGCCTGCAGGACGCCCAGCAACGCGTCGACCGGCTGCTCGGCCTGTACCCCAACAACTACCCGCTCAAGCAGGCGCGCAGCGACCTGATGCTCAAGCTGAACAAGCCTCAGGAAGCGGAGAAGATCCTCGACGGCCTGATCAAGAGCCGCCCCAACGATCCGGACGTCTGGTACCAGGTGGCCGAGGTGCGTGGCCTCGCCGGCAACACCATCGGCCTGCACCAGGCGCGCGCGGAGTTCTTCGCCCTGGTCGGTGACTACGACCAGGCCATCGAGCAGCTGGATTTCGCCAAGCGCCGCGCGACCAACAACTTCCCGCTCGCCTCGCGCATCGATGCACGCCAGCAGGAAATGATCGAGCAGCAGAAGACCATCAAGAAGATGATGCGCTGA
- the nadA gene encoding quinolinate synthase NadA, translating into MSHLSERFLVQAHLAAKQPRQLTADEEAQLRAQIAAELKAQNAVLVAHYYCDPVIQTLAEETGGCVSDSLEMARFGNQHEAQTVLVAGVRFMGETAKILNPEKRVLMPTLEATCSLDLGCPVDEFSAFCDQHPERTVVVYANTSAAVKARADWVVTSSCALEIVESLMDNGEKIIWAPDQHLGRYIQRETGADMLLWDGACIVHEEFKAKQLEDMKALYPEAAILVHPESPEAVIELADAVGSTSQLIKAAQTLPNKMFIVATDRGIFYKMQQLCPDKQFIEAPTAGNGAACRSCAHCPWMAMNTLERTLQCLREGSNEIFVDAALVPRAVKPLKRMLDFTQAARLKLAGNA; encoded by the coding sequence ATGTCCCATCTCTCCGAACGTTTTCTCGTCCAGGCCCATCTCGCCGCGAAGCAGCCCCGGCAACTGACTGCCGATGAAGAGGCGCAGCTCCGGGCGCAGATCGCAGCCGAACTGAAGGCGCAGAACGCCGTTCTGGTGGCCCACTACTATTGCGATCCGGTGATCCAGACCCTGGCCGAGGAGACCGGCGGTTGCGTGTCCGATTCCCTGGAGATGGCCCGCTTCGGCAACCAGCACGAGGCGCAGACGGTCCTGGTGGCCGGCGTACGCTTCATGGGCGAGACCGCGAAGATCCTCAACCCCGAGAAGCGCGTGCTGATGCCGACCCTGGAAGCGACCTGCTCCCTGGACCTGGGCTGCCCGGTGGATGAGTTCTCGGCATTCTGCGACCAGCACCCGGAGCGTACCGTCGTCGTCTATGCCAATACCTCCGCGGCGGTGAAGGCGAGGGCCGACTGGGTGGTGACCTCCAGCTGCGCGCTGGAGATCGTCGAGAGCCTGATGGACAACGGCGAGAAGATCATCTGGGCGCCGGACCAGCACCTGGGACGCTACATCCAGCGCGAGACCGGTGCCGACATGCTGCTCTGGGACGGTGCCTGCATCGTTCACGAGGAGTTCAAGGCCAAGCAGCTCGAAGACATGAAGGCGCTCTATCCGGAGGCAGCCATCCTGGTCCATCCGGAATCGCCCGAGGCGGTCATCGAACTCGCCGATGCGGTGGGCTCCACCAGCCAATTGATCAAGGCTGCGCAGACGCTGCCGAACAAAATGTTCATTGTCGCTACCGATCGCGGCATCTTCTACAAGATGCAGCAGCTGTGCCCGGACAAGCAGTTCATCGAGGCGCCCACCGCCGGCAATGGGGCGGCCTGCCGCAGTTGCGCGCACTGCCCCTGGATGGCCATGAACACCCTAGAACGCACCCTGCAGTGCCTGCGCGAGGGCAGCAACGAGATATTCGTCGATGCCGCGCTGGTGCCGCGCGCGGTCAAGCCGCTCAAGCGCATGCTCGACTTCACCCAGGCTGCGCGGTTGAAGCTCGCCGGCAACGCCTGA
- the queC gene encoding 7-cyano-7-deazaguanine synthase QueC, translated as MSDKKAVILLSGGLDSATVVAMARAEGYACYTMSFDYGQRHRAELQAAERVARQLGVVEHKVIGLDLNGIGGSALTDSSIAVPEAPTEGIPVTYVPARNTVFLSLALGWAEVLGARDIFIGVNAVDYSGYPDCRPEFVEAFERMANLATKAGVEGDGFRMQAPLQNLSKAQIVQAGVRLGVDYALTVSCYQADDEGRACRKCDSCRLRADGFAAAGVQDPTRYF; from the coding sequence ATGAGCGACAAGAAAGCGGTAATCCTCCTCTCCGGCGGCCTGGACTCCGCCACGGTCGTGGCCATGGCACGTGCCGAAGGCTACGCCTGCTACACCATGAGCTTCGACTACGGCCAGCGTCATCGTGCCGAGCTGCAGGCGGCCGAGCGCGTAGCCAGGCAACTGGGCGTGGTGGAGCACAAGGTCATCGGTCTCGACCTGAATGGCATCGGCGGCTCGGCCCTGACCGACAGCAGCATCGCCGTGCCGGAGGCGCCTACCGAAGGCATCCCGGTCACCTACGTGCCGGCGCGCAACACCGTATTCCTGTCCCTCGCCCTGGGCTGGGCGGAAGTGCTCGGTGCGCGGGATATCTTCATCGGCGTCAACGCGGTGGATTACTCCGGCTACCCGGATTGCCGCCCCGAGTTCGTCGAGGCCTTCGAGCGCATGGCCAACCTGGCGACCAAGGCTGGCGTGGAGGGTGATGGCTTCCGCATGCAGGCGCCATTGCAGAACCTCAGCAAGGCGCAGATCGTCCAGGCGGGCGTCAGGCTCGGGGTCGACTACGCTTTGACGGTGTCCTGCTACCAGGCCGATGACGAGGGCCGCGCCTGCCGCAAATGCGACAGCTGCAGGCTACGTGCGGATGGCTTCGCGGCCGCTGGCGTGCAGGATCCTACGAGATATTTCTGA
- the queE gene encoding 7-carboxy-7-deazaguanine synthase QueE has protein sequence MQQTLRLTEIFYSLQGETRTTGLPTVFVRLTGCPLRCQYCDTAYAFNGGQLHTLDDILAQVAAYKPRYVCVTGGEPLAQPNCIPLLQRLCDAGYEVSLETSGALDISAVDTRVSRVVDLKTPGSAELARNRYENIAQLTRNDQVKFVICSREDYDWAVSKLIEYRLEQRAGEVLFSPSHQQVSARNLADWIVADNLPVRLQLQLHKILWNDEPGH, from the coding sequence ATGCAACAGACCCTGCGACTGACCGAGATCTTCTACTCGCTGCAGGGGGAGACGCGTACCACCGGCTTGCCGACGGTATTCGTGCGCCTGACCGGCTGTCCCCTGCGCTGCCAGTATTGCGACACCGCCTATGCCTTCAATGGCGGCCAGCTCCACACCCTGGATGACATCCTCGCCCAGGTGGCTGCCTACAAGCCCCGCTACGTCTGTGTGACGGGCGGCGAGCCGCTGGCGCAGCCCAACTGCATCCCGCTTCTGCAACGGCTCTGCGACGCCGGCTACGAGGTGTCGCTGGAAACCAGCGGCGCCCTGGACATCTCGGCCGTGGATACGCGCGTCAGCCGTGTCGTCGACCTGAAGACGCCAGGCTCCGCCGAGCTTGCCCGCAATCGCTACGAGAACATCGCCCAGCTGACCCGCAACGACCAGGTGAAGTTCGTCATCTGCTCCCGCGAGGATTACGACTGGGCCGTCTCCAAGCTGATCGAGTACCGGCTGGAGCAACGCGCGGGTGAGGTGCTGTTCTCGCCCAGCCACCAGCAGGTGAGCGCGCGGAACCTCGCGGACTGGATAGTGGCCGACAACCTGCCGGTACGGCTGCAGCTGCAATTGCACAAGATTCTCTGGAACGACGAGCCGGGACACTGA
- the ybgF gene encoding tol-pal system protein YbgF, with translation MRKCRRALTVLALSSLPLAAFAEVPVVDGNDAGYGNSYPPAGYGTTGAYAGSGASAPVSAQGELFMQLQQMQEETARLRGMVEEQQNQIEQLKRESLERYQDLDSRLNAGAAGAPAAQQNSPADGAINAAGTPSAPAQQPAASTEPGDPAKEKLYYDAAFDLIKAKDFDKASQAFGAFLRKYPSSQYAGNAQYWLGEVNLAKGDLQGAGQAFAKVSQVYPQHAKVPDSLYKLADVEQRLGNTDKAKGILKQVVAQYPGSSAAQLAQRDLQRLP, from the coding sequence ATGCGTAAGTGCCGTCGTGCTTTGACTGTATTGGCCCTCAGCAGCCTGCCCCTGGCTGCCTTTGCTGAGGTTCCCGTGGTGGACGGAAACGATGCCGGTTACGGCAACAGTTACCCGCCCGCTGGTTATGGCACGACTGGCGCCTATGCCGGATCCGGGGCTTCGGCCCCGGTGTCCGCGCAAGGCGAGCTGTTTATGCAACTGCAGCAGATGCAGGAAGAGACCGCCCGCCTGCGTGGGATGGTGGAAGAACAGCAGAACCAGATCGAGCAGCTCAAGCGCGAGTCGCTGGAGCGCTATCAGGATCTGGACAGCCGCTTGAATGCGGGCGCAGCGGGCGCACCAGCCGCACAACAGAATTCCCCTGCCGATGGCGCGATCAACGCCGCCGGCACCCCCTCGGCACCGGCCCAGCAGCCGGCCGCCAGCACCGAACCGGGCGATCCGGCGAAGGAAAAGCTCTACTACGACGCTGCCTTCGACCTGATCAAGGCCAAGGACTTCGACAAGGCCAGCCAGGCTTTCGGCGCATTCCTGCGCAAGTACCCCAGCAGCCAGTACGCCGGCAACGCGCAATACTGGCTGGGCGAAGTCAATCTCGCCAAGGGTGATCTGCAGGGCGCCGGCCAGGCTTTCGCCAAGGTCAGCCAGGTCTATCCGCAGCACGCCAAGGTGCCGGATTCCCTCTACAAGCTCGCCGACGTCGAGCAGCGCCTGGGCAATACCGACAAGGCCAAGGGCATCCTCAAGCAGGTCGTCGCACAGTACCCGGGCAGCTCCGCCGCCCAGCTGGCGCAGCGGGATCTCCAGCGCCTGCCCTGA
- the pal gene encoding peptidoglycan-associated lipoprotein Pal has translation MEMIKFGKFAALALAMAVAVGCSSKGGDDSGQGAVDPNAGYNSGNSGVDGSLSEEAALRAITTFYFEYDSSDLKPEAMRALDVHAKDLKGNGARVVLEGHTDERGTREYNMALGERRAKAVQRYLVLQGVSPAQLELVSYGEERPVATGNDEQSWAQNRRVELRK, from the coding sequence ATGGAAATGATCAAATTCGGTAAGTTCGCTGCTCTGGCTCTGGCCATGGCTGTTGCAGTTGGTTGCTCCTCCAAGGGCGGCGACGATTCCGGTCAGGGCGCTGTAGACCCGAACGCTGGCTACAACAGCGGCAACAGCGGTGTTGACGGCAGCCTGAGCGAAGAAGCCGCTCTGCGCGCCATCACCACCTTCTACTTCGAGTACGACAGCTCCGACCTGAAGCCGGAAGCCATGCGCGCTCTGGACGTACACGCCAAGGACCTGAAAGGCAACGGCGCTCGCGTCGTTCTGGAAGGCCACACCGACGAGCGCGGCACCCGCGAGTACAACATGGCTCTGGGCGAGCGTCGTGCCAAGGCCGTTCAGCGCTACCTGGTTCTGCAGGGCGTTTCCCCGGCTCAGCTGGAGCTGGTTTCCTACGGCGAAGAGCGTCCGGTTGCCACTGGCAACGACGAGCAGTCCTGGGCTCAGAACCGTCGCGTCGAACTGCGTAAGTAA
- the tolB gene encoding Tol-Pal system beta propeller repeat protein TolB, whose product MKILKGVLLTLFFLAGVAQAEEKNILVRTGADRAVPVAVVPFGWQGGNVLPEDMSEIIGNDLRNSGYFEPIPRQNMISLPTQASEVIYRDWKALGAQYVLVGNIAPAGGRLQVQFALFNVATEQQVFAGSVSGSTDQLRDMAHYVADQSFEKLTGVKGAFSTRMLYVTAERFSVNNTRYTLQRSDYDGQRAVTLLQSREPILSPRYAPDGRRIAYVSFEQKRPRIFIQHIDTGRREQITNFEGLNGAPAWSPEGNRLAFVLSKDGNPEIYVMDLGSRQLRRVTNHMAIDTEPFWGADGQTIYFTSDRAGKPQIYKTNINGGEPQRVTFVGNYNANPKLSADEKTLVMIHRQDGFTNFKVAALDLVRGGAPRILSGTTLDDSPTVAPNGTMLIYATRQQGRGVLMLVSTNGRVRLPIPTVQGDIREPSWSPYLN is encoded by the coding sequence ATGAAGATTCTTAAAGGTGTTCTGTTAACTCTTTTCTTCTTGGCTGGCGTCGCTCAGGCCGAAGAAAAGAACATTCTGGTGCGCACTGGCGCTGATCGCGCGGTTCCCGTCGCCGTAGTGCCCTTCGGCTGGCAGGGCGGCAACGTCCTGCCCGAAGACATGTCCGAGATCATCGGCAATGACCTGCGCAACTCTGGCTACTTCGAGCCCATCCCACGGCAGAACATGATCAGCTTGCCGACCCAGGCCAGCGAAGTGATCTACCGCGACTGGAAAGCCCTTGGCGCCCAGTACGTGCTAGTGGGCAACATTGCTCCGGCTGGCGGCCGCCTGCAGGTGCAGTTCGCCCTGTTCAACGTCGCCACCGAGCAGCAGGTGTTCGCCGGCAGCGTCAGCGGCTCCACCGACCAGCTGCGCGACATGGCGCACTACGTGGCCGACCAGTCCTTCGAGAAGCTCACCGGCGTGAAGGGTGCGTTCTCCACCCGTATGCTCTACGTGACCGCCGAGCGTTTCTCGGTGAACAACACCCGCTACACCCTGCAGCGCTCGGACTACGACGGCCAGCGCGCCGTGACCCTGCTGCAATCCCGTGAGCCGATCCTGTCGCCGCGCTACGCACCGGATGGCCGCCGCATCGCCTATGTCTCCTTCGAGCAGAAGCGCCCGCGTATCTTCATCCAGCACATCGACACCGGTCGCCGTGAGCAGATCACCAATTTCGAGGGCCTGAACGGCGCGCCGGCCTGGTCGCCGGAAGGCAATCGCCTGGCGTTCGTGCTGTCCAAGGACGGCAACCCGGAGATCTACGTGATGGACCTGGGCAGCCGCCAGCTGCGCCGCGTCACCAACCACATGGCGATCGACACCGAACCTTTCTGGGGCGCAGATGGCCAGACCATCTATTTCACCTCGGATCGTGCCGGCAAGCCGCAGATCTACAAGACCAATATCAATGGCGGCGAGCCGCAGCGCGTGACCTTCGTCGGCAACTACAACGCCAACCCGAAGCTCTCGGCTGACGAGAAGACCCTGGTGATGATCCATCGCCAGGACGGCTTCACCAACTTCAAGGTGGCGGCTTTGGACCTGGTCCGTGGCGGTGCTCCGCGCATCCTTTCCGGCACCACTCTGGATGACTCGCCCACTGTTGCGCCAAACGGCACCATGCTAATCTACGCCACCCGCCAGCAGGGCCGGGGAGTGCTGATGCTCGTGTCCACAAACGGGCGCGTGCGACTCCCGATTCCAACCGTTCAAGGCGATATCCGCGAACCGTCCTGGTCGCCGTACCTGAACTGA
- the tolA gene encoding cell envelope integrity protein TolA, with amino-acid sequence MQQQSERSPSESYFWPAVWAIGLHVLIFGTLFVSFAFTPELPPARPIVQATLYQLKSQSQATTQTNQKIAGEAKKAAAPQYETEQMEQKKAEQQKLEQQKVAAAKAAEQKKAEEARKAEEAAEAKKADDAKKAEEAKKQQADIAKKKAEEEAKKKAADEAKKKAAEEAKKKAAAEAAKKKAAEDAKKKAAAEAAKKKAAEEAKRKSNDEKKAAALAELLSDKVEREQALADEVGDKTAGNYDDLIRSRVSELWTRPPSARNGMSVVVQINMLPDGTITNASISRSSGDSAFDQSAISAVKNVGRITEMQGMSPADFNPYRSFKMTFTPEDLAL; translated from the coding sequence ATGCAGCAGCAGAGCGAACGCTCCCCATCGGAAAGCTATTTCTGGCCCGCGGTCTGGGCCATAGGCCTGCACGTGCTGATCTTCGGCACGCTGTTCGTCAGCTTCGCCTTCACCCCTGAACTGCCGCCAGCGCGCCCGATCGTGCAGGCTACGCTCTATCAGCTGAAATCGCAGAGCCAGGCGACCACCCAGACCAACCAGAAGATCGCCGGCGAAGCCAAGAAGGCCGCCGCTCCGCAGTACGAAACCGAACAGATGGAGCAGAAGAAGGCCGAGCAGCAGAAGCTGGAGCAGCAGAAGGTCGCTGCGGCCAAGGCGGCGGAACAAAAGAAAGCCGAGGAAGCTCGAAAAGCGGAAGAGGCAGCCGAAGCGAAGAAGGCGGATGACGCCAAGAAGGCCGAGGAAGCCAAGAAGCAGCAAGCCGACATCGCCAAGAAGAAGGCGGAAGAGGAAGCCAAGAAAAAGGCTGCCGACGAGGCCAAGAAGAAAGCCGCTGAAGAGGCGAAGAAGAAAGCTGCAGCCGAGGCCGCCAAGAAGAAGGCTGCCGAGGATGCGAAGAAGAAGGCCGCCGCCGAAGCCGCGAAGAAAAAGGCAGCGGAGGAGGCCAAGCGCAAATCGAATGATGAGAAGAAGGCTGCCGCGCTCGCCGAATTGCTCTCCGATAAGGTAGAGCGCGAGCAAGCGCTGGCCGATGAGGTGGGTGACAAGACGGCGGGTAATTATGACGACCTGATTCGTTCTAGAGTATCGGAGTTGTGGACAAGGCCACCGTCGGCGCGCAATGGCATGTCGGTCGTTGTTCAGATCAATATGCTGCCGGACGGCACCATCACCAACGCTTCGATATCGCGCTCCAGTGGTGATTCGGCATTCGACCAATCGGCCATCAGCGCAGTGAAGAATGTGGGTCGTATAACCGAGATGCAGGGTATGAGTCCCGCAGACTTCAATCCCTATCGTTCATTCAAGATGACATTCACGCCTGAGGACCTAGCGTTGTGA
- the tolR gene encoding protein TolR, translated as MARIRQKRKPVAEMNVVPYIDVMLVLLVIFMVTAPMLNQGVKVDLPKVSSEALPQDNDSRVLTISIKADKSYYWNMGEEVDPDQGKASETSSTLPQLVQAVTAIMSQNTSQGKKVQVFVRGDKAVDYGSVMAVMGGLQQAGVGNVGLITEAP; from the coding sequence ATGGCCAGAATTCGCCAAAAACGCAAGCCGGTCGCCGAGATGAACGTGGTGCCCTACATCGACGTGATGCTGGTGCTGCTGGTCATCTTCATGGTGACCGCGCCCATGCTCAACCAGGGCGTCAAGGTCGACTTGCCGAAGGTGTCCAGCGAGGCGCTGCCGCAGGACAACGACTCCCGCGTCCTGACCATCTCGATCAAGGCCGACAAGAGCTACTACTGGAACATGGGCGAGGAAGTGGACCCGGACCAGGGCAAGGCCAGCGAGACGTCCAGCACGCTGCCGCAGCTGGTGCAAGCTGTCACCGCGATCATGAGCCAGAACACCAGCCAGGGTAAGAAGGTCCAGGTCTTCGTCCGGGGCGACAAGGCCGTCGACTACGGCTCCGTGATGGCCGTCATGGGCGGCCTGCAGCAGGCCGGCGTAGGTAATGTCGGGCTGATCACCGAGGCGCCCTGA
- the tolQ gene encoding protein TolQ, with protein MEANVVDHTSMWSLISNASIVVQLVMLTLVAASVTSWIMIFQRSNLLRAAKKSLETFEERFWSGIDLSKLYRQAGSNPDPDSGVEQIFRAGFKEFSRLRQQPGVDPDAVMEGVARAMRVAISREEEKLEQSLPFLATVGSTSPYIGLFGTVWGIMNSFRGLAQVQQATLATVAPGIAEALIATAIGLFAAIPAVIAYNRFSARGETLIGRYYTFADEFQAILHRKVHTSDE; from the coding sequence GTGGAAGCCAACGTCGTCGACCATACCTCCATGTGGAGCCTGATCAGCAACGCCAGCATCGTGGTGCAACTGGTCATGCTCACTCTGGTGGCCGCTTCGGTCACCTCGTGGATCATGATTTTCCAGCGCAGCAACCTGCTGCGCGCGGCGAAGAAGTCCCTCGAGACGTTCGAGGAGCGCTTCTGGTCGGGCATCGACCTGTCCAAGCTGTATCGCCAGGCCGGCAGCAACCCCGACCCGGATTCCGGCGTCGAGCAGATCTTCCGCGCCGGCTTCAAGGAGTTCTCCCGCCTGCGCCAGCAGCCCGGCGTCGATCCGGATGCGGTGATGGAAGGCGTGGCCCGTGCCATGCGCGTCGCCATTTCCCGTGAGGAAGAAAAGCTCGAGCAGAGCCTGCCGTTCCTCGCCACCGTCGGCTCCACCAGCCCCTACATCGGCCTGTTCGGTACCGTCTGGGGGATCATGAACTCCTTCCGTGGCCTCGCCCAGGTGCAGCAGGCAACCCTGGCCACCGTGGCTCCCGGCATCGCCGAAGCGCTGATCGCCACCGCCATCGGCCTGTTCGCGGCGATCCCGGCGGTCATCGCGTACAACCGCTTCTCCGCTCGTGGCGAGACCCTGATCGGTCGCTACTACACCTTCGCCGACGAGTTCCAGGCCATCCTGCACCGCAAGGTGCACACCAGCGACGAATAA
- the ybgC gene encoding tol-pal system-associated acyl-CoA thioesterase has product MRAQNGAQPFVHRSRVYYEDTDAGGIVYYVNYLKFMERARTECLRSLGFAQSELVGENLLFVVHSAEARYHAPARLDDELTISAEVIELNRASLRFRQQVRRAMDDALLCEGQFLVACVRADSLKPRAIPEALRSAFAAVPGQPPAGD; this is encoded by the coding sequence ATGCGCGCGCAAAATGGGGCCCAGCCTTTCGTGCATCGGAGCCGCGTCTATTACGAAGACACCGATGCCGGTGGCATCGTCTATTACGTCAACTACCTCAAGTTCATGGAGCGGGCTCGCACCGAGTGCCTGCGAAGCCTGGGTTTTGCCCAGTCCGAGCTGGTGGGGGAGAACCTGCTCTTCGTCGTGCATTCGGCCGAGGCGCGTTACCACGCTCCCGCCAGGCTCGACGACGAGCTGACCATCAGCGCCGAAGTGATCGAATTGAACCGTGCCAGCCTGCGCTTTCGTCAACAGGTGAGGCGGGCTATGGATGATGCGCTGCTCTGTGAAGGGCAGTTCCTGGTGGCCTGTGTGCGCGCCGACAGTTTGAAACCCCGGGCGATCCCCGAAGCGCTGCGTTCAGCCTTCGCCGCCGTACCGGGCCAACCCCCTGCAGGAGACTAA
- the ruvB gene encoding Holliday junction branch migration DNA helicase RuvB, producing MIEADRLITASSRDRDEQLDRAIRPLSLADYVGQPTVREQMELFIQAARGRNEALDHTLIFGPPGLGKTTLANIIAQEMGVSIKSTSGPVLERPGDLAALLTNLESGDVLFVDEIHRLSPIVEEVLYPAMEDFQLDIMIGEGPAARSIKLDLPPFTLVGATTRAGMLTNPLRDRFGIVQRLEFYSTQDLTSIVTRSAGILGLHIEPEGAFEIARRARGTPRIANRLLRRVRDFAEVRGKGQITRVIADQALNLLDVDERGFDHQDRRLLLAMIDKFDGGPVGIDNLAAAISEERHTIEDVLEPYLIQQGYIMRTPRGRVVTRHAYLHFGLNLPKRMAESPTDDLFGAGDE from the coding sequence ATGATCGAAGCAGACCGCCTGATAACCGCCAGCAGCCGCGACCGCGACGAGCAGCTGGACCGCGCCATCCGCCCGCTGAGCCTTGCCGACTACGTGGGCCAGCCGACCGTGCGCGAGCAGATGGAGCTGTTCATCCAGGCGGCCCGCGGGCGCAACGAGGCCCTCGACCACACGCTGATCTTCGGCCCGCCGGGCCTCGGCAAGACCACCCTGGCCAACATCATCGCCCAGGAAATGGGTGTCTCGATCAAGAGCACGTCCGGCCCGGTGCTGGAGCGCCCCGGTGACCTAGCTGCGCTCTTGACCAACCTGGAGTCCGGCGACGTGCTTTTCGTCGATGAAATCCACCGTTTGTCGCCCATCGTCGAAGAGGTGCTGTACCCGGCAATGGAGGACTTCCAGCTCGACATCATGATCGGCGAAGGCCCTGCGGCTCGTTCGATCAAGCTCGACCTGCCGCCCTTCACCCTGGTCGGCGCCACTACGCGCGCCGGCATGCTGACCAACCCGCTGCGCGACCGTTTCGGCATCGTCCAGCGCCTGGAGTTCTACAGCACCCAGGACCTGACCAGCATCGTCACCCGTTCCGCCGGCATCCTGGGGCTGCACATCGAGCCCGAGGGAGCCTTCGAAATCGCCCGTCGTGCCCGTGGCACCCCGCGCATCGCCAACCGCCTGCTGCGCCGTGTGCGCGATTTCGCGGAAGTGCGTGGCAAGGGCCAGATCACGCGGGTGATCGCCGACCAGGCCCTGAACCTGCTGGATGTCGACGAGCGTGGCTTCGACCACCAGGACAGGCGTCTGCTGCTGGCGATGATCGACAAGTTCGACGGTGGCCCGGTGGGCATCGACAACCTGGCCGCTGCGATCAGCGAGGAGCGCCACACCATCGAGGATGTGCTGGAGCCCTACCTGATCCAGCAGGGCTACATCATGCGCACCCCCCGTGGGCGCGTGGTCACCCGTCACGCCTACCTGCACTTCGGCTTGAACCTGCCCAAGCGCATGGCCGAGTCACCCACCGACGATTTGTTCGGGGCGGGGGACGAATAG